Within Coffea arabica cultivar ET-39 chromosome 4e, Coffea Arabica ET-39 HiFi, whole genome shotgun sequence, the genomic segment aagtcacccattttgacacctctacttAGAACtagtagaaaaattaaaaattttcttttttcttttcttttctttccttttttttccttcctcttCTCCCTTCTCCTGCCTCCTCACACCAGACCTTTCTTCCCCCTCCTTTCCACCACATTGTCAACCAGTAACACTACCACTAGCGGGTGGTCATTGGTCGGCTGTGGTAGCGCCAGTGGAGGTGCAAGCCGTGATGGTGGTTTGAGGCAAggaggatgaagaagaagaaagaaaagaagaaaagttttatgtatttttagatattttgaaatgtgtaaTTAAAAAACTTAAGAAAAACTTTGAAGTGTTTTTAGAAGTTAATGtaaataaaattgtaaaaaaactTGCCTACTAAAAACAAGCCTAAAAAACATGCTTCCAAGTAGACccgtcatttttttttcctatttagTTGTAAAAACATAAATACAAATTTATCAGTCACTTCGTAATTTTGGCATCTTGATTCTTCCTGCATGACTTAATAGTCatgacagaatttttttttttaaatgtctaATCATGTTAACATTACTAACCTTTCAAAGTAAGTTGCAAGAGAGTAAATAATACTAAACATAACCTCCAGAAAATGAAACAGCCCTTCTGGGCTTTAGGATATGGGTTTCCCTGTCTGCCAAAAGCTGGAGAAAGTGATAAAAGTTCTCAGATTTGGACTTTGAACAAGTTGTGGGCTGACACTTTTATCCAATCCCCAAAACCCATCCGTGCAATACACAATTGAGAAGAGTACTCTGATAACAGGAATCCTTTCCCCCAAGACCAgcccaaaaaatatatatatttattaatgaCATAGTTATGAATTTACATTTTTGACCTCAAGCCAAATTTGGATTTTTGGGAAAATGGCACCAAAAAGCATGAAGAATGGCGTTGAGACAGATTTTACATGAGATGAGATGAAAGATAGACTGCCCAAAAGACCCGGCAATGTTAGTCTTAGTAGCAGCAGCTGCACCAGTGGCAGTAGGAGGCCACCACCAGTAGCCGCCTCTGCCGGCGGAACAGTTATTAAACTTCTAACAATGGCGAGAAAACAGAGCCGCCGGAGAACTGCAATTTTCATCCTCGTGATTTGTTTTGCGGCCTTGGGAACTCTGGCGCCAGTATTTGCTCCTTTGccttcttctctctcttctcGCTCCAATTCTCATCACAAccttaaaaaggtaaaattcactTTACTTCTCTTTGAGTTTGCTTAATTAACGTCCTGATTTTTATGGTTAGAATATAATCTTGGCGTAATTAACTGTGATTAGAGTGATGGTCGAAGCTTCGAGATAGCGGATGACAAGTTCTGGAGAGATGGGGAGCAATTTCAGATAATTGGTGGGGACTTGCATTATTTTCGTGTTCTTCCCGAGGTAATTTTATTTGATCCTTTGTACACTAATACAGTCCGAACTTCGAAATTGTGACGGAAAGATTTAGATACTCGAAGTTTGGAGCTCAGAAATGATTTCAAATCTCTCTATCCTAGTTGTTATTGTTTTCAGACACTGTTACCTCACAGAATATTAAAACTGTAGAGTAAGACTAGTAGTAGTATCAGATAAATTTCATAACTATTGCATAAGTTGATTGAATTGCTAGTATGGAGCTTCAATTGCACAAGCtgttaatttttcttttgaacTGTTGTTGTATGGGTTAGAAGAGTGAGTTTTGATTCGAATATTTGCTCTTATTCTATAAAgtcttttttttgtcaattttcattttttatttttaagtactGGGAAGATAGACTGCTGAGAGCGAAGGCGTTGGGCTTGAATACCATTCAAACTTATGTTCCATGGAATTTGCACGAGCCAAGGCAAGGCGAATTGGTATTTGAGGGCATTGCAGATATAATTTCATTTCTGAAACTCTGCCACAAATTGAATTTACTGGTTATGCTTCGAGCTGGGCCTTATATATGTGGAGGTCAGTTTTGCAATTTCCTGTTTTGAAGTTTTTTGTTAAAATGTAGGTCTGGATCTTCTTTTAGCAACTTCGTCATCGCAGATCAAGTTTAAAGCGTTGCTTTTGCTTCTGAACATTTAGTACTGGTACAATATGGTAGATAGAATTACTAGtgtattatttctttttttttttgaatccctGGTTCTCACTTGGGGTGATTATCTTATGCAGAGTGGGATTTGGGTGGCTTTCCTGCATGGTTACTTGCCATTGAACCGGCACTTCGGCTGAGATCCTCTGACCCCCCTTTCCTTGAGTTGGTACGTCTCTATCAGTCATTTATAAATTGGCGAGGCAACATTTTTCCAGGGTGCATAAGATTTATAGCTTCTTATTCTCGTAGCTCAGCAGATATCATAAATTATGGTAAATCTACAAGATTGATGACTTAATGAACCACATGTCTTTTATTTCTGCAATTGTCTGGATTGATGAGAAAAAAGTATGTAGAGGAACAAAGTTCCTGCATAAAGTATTCGTGGCGTAAATTACATAGAACTGATGTCCGAGTCTTTTCATGAACTTCAATAGGAGCTCTTTGATATAAAAATTGATATACATCTATTTGTTTGATAATTTTGATGCATCTATTTCACATCTAGTTTCTAAAATCTGTTTCCATTTATAAAATAGGTTGACAGCTGGTGGAATATCCTACTTCCAAAAATGTCACCTCTTCTTTACACCAATGGAGGCCCTATCATTATGGTACAGGTGAGTGAAGCTCTTTTAAAGGATATTTTTTGGAATCAAGAAATAGAAGCCAATTAGGTATGAGTTGCAGGACCTATGTGTCCGGTGATATAGTTTTCCATTCATGGCAGAAATAGTGGAAGAAAACAAATCTGGGTATGCTCAACTGTTAGTAGCTATTTGGATAGTGGACATATAAAGGTTTTATGAACAGTCCAAAAAGAAGTCCTGGATACTTAATTTACAATGTCACTGCACCAATAGATAGCTTGGAAAGCCTAAATTTGACAGCATTTTCATTACTAACTCTTCTGTTACAAGTTTGATATCCTAAACTTCCATACTGAACACAGGCATTAACAAACTTCACTGCAAAGTTGTCAGTGTCCATCAAATGTTTCAATAATTCTCCGAACATATATATCGATACCAATTTTGGTCATTCTCCAGAGTGTCCTGAAAATCCTGATTTACCATCTCCACTTTGAAGTTTGACAGTCCTAGTAAAATGTGGTGTGTGAAAAATAACGTTTTCTTGATGCCACAAGATGCTTTCTTCTGCAGCCTCTTGTTCATTTAAATGATGCTGTATAGATTGGCCATTTCCTGATATGTAGAATATATGACAGATCGAAAATGAATTTGGTTCTTATGGGAATGACAAAGCTTACCTGCATCATTTGGTCAAATTAGCAAGAGGACACCTTGGAAATGATGTAATTCTGTAAGTTGTTTATTGTACTCGACTTCATGGTGATGCTGTAAGGTTATTCCACTATTTGGTTTTTCACTATATAGTGTTTATATTTGCTACAGTACACATATAGATAGGTTTTGCTTAACTTGAACTATTAAAGTGATTTgaagtaaaataaaaagataacaaAAAAAGTGGTTTGAAGTATTTGCTATGCCAGGATCACTGACTTTTAGTTTTACTGTCTTGGGCCAACTAATGGTAAGTTGATTGCTTGCAGGTATACAACAGATGGTGGTTCAAGGGAAACTCTTGAGAAAGGAACAATTTCTGGAGATGCTGTCTTTTCAGGTAAGGTTTCTCTTAACAACTAGAATTTATCCAAGTTGAAATTGCAATCTCTGTAAACTTAATATGTGTAGTTGATGTTGATAATGTATAAACCTTGCTTCCGTGTAGATTCTGTACTTCTggtctctctcactctctctctctctctctctcgggtCATAAATAAGCTTGCTCTGCATCTGTAGCATCTTCGAAATTCTGTTGGTCAACTtatcaaaaaacaaaaagacaagATTTATTACTCTCTTGCCTTTTGACTTGAGAATTTTGGACAATTTTGATGTTTTTAATGAACTTTGTAGATTAGCATTGCTAGCACTGCCTATagtttgattactggttttatgcATACAAGCTTTGTTAGTAAGTGATCATTGTTTTTTGCTTTAGCTGTGGACTTCACAACTGGGGATGATCCAAGGCCGATATTTGCCTTGCAAAAGAAGTTCaatgagccagggaaatcaccACCTCTTTCTGCGTGAGTATTTTGCTTTAGTTTGTGTGTTTTTCCGAACAGCTGTTCTCCATTACAGTGTAAATGTTATTTCTTCAGGGAATTTTATACTGGTTGGCTTGCACACTGGGGGGAGAAAATTGCAAGTACGAGTGCAACTTTCACTGCAGATTCCCTAGAAAAGATTTTGTCAATGAATGCGTCTGTTGTGCTTTATGTATAGTTCTaaactcagacctgttttgtgTGCCCATTGCTACCTTATAgtggaaaattatttttctggtttccagATGGCACATGGTGGAACAAACTTTGGATTTTACAATGGCGCCAATAGTGGTGCAGATGAGTCAGACTACAAGCCTGATCTTACATCTTATGACTATGTGAGCGAGATTTTGACCTATTCATTTCGATATTAAGCTGAGTTGATGAGTTCTTCCTCATGAAATTCCCATGGCTTTTCAATTAGGATGCACCTATTAGAGAATCTGGTGATGTGGATAATGCAAAGTACAAAGGTGAAGTTGAAACCTTGGCATCTTATAAATGTCCTTCAAGGATATCTCTGTAGAAAAGCATCCTTTTCCCGTTTTCTGTTTTGATATTTGATAAGATTGCATGGATATGAATGTTCATATATAATGGTCAAATGTCTGTAGACAGCATTTTTTTTGCAACTGCAGAGATATGTAtctaaagggtgacaagtgatTAATTGGGATGATATGATCTTGAAAATTATCTTTCTCGTAGTTTGGTGATTCTGGACCATGGTGCACAGGTTGTTCCTGGTGCATCTCCCCTCCTTTTCCCCTTcgtcttccctttttttttttgggagaggGGTTGCTGATACATATTTGAATGCTTTATCCACAGATTACTActtttcctcattctttctcTTGTACCAAAAGAAAGAGTAATCTTGGGTTACCTACACCATCCCTCCGAAGAAAATTCTTTTCTATGTATATTCAATAAAGCTATTGTTTTCTTAATAAAGCTGCCTGGTAGAATAAATCTGTTCTTTCCTGAATAAATCTGAATGGTACTGCTTTCAGCTCTACAAAgagttatttcaaagtataccGTGGAAGAGCCCACTTCAGTTCCTCCTGATAATCAAAGAGCCACATATGGACGTATAGAGTTACAGAAGTCAGCTTTCCTTTTTGATATAGTTGACTATCCAGAACTCATTTCAGTAGTTGAATCTGAAATCCCACTATCAATGGAGTCTGTCGGTCAGGTAGACTACAGTGAAGTTACTTTTTGCTTAAAATGCTTTTGTTATTGGTTCTTCCATTTAGTCAAATGGTGGATGATATGCTGCTTGTTTGCAATTTAATCTTACATTTCAGATGTTTGGCTTTGTACTATATGCATCTGAGTACACCTCAAAAGGCAATAGAAGTGTGTTGTCCATACCAAAGGTAAGCCCTTATTGCTTGTACTTGCAAGGCTTAAGTTAGTGGCCCTGTCTTGGTTCCTAGCTCTCTGTGAGTCTAAAGGTGCTTTTTGCCTTAAAAACTCCATATATCATTTACAATTGACACAAATTAAGGAAGTTGAACATTACCAAAAAAAACCCTTATGGTAATGACTCCATGTTCCGTCCTATTGCAGGTGCATGACAGAGCTCAAGTGTTTATATCATGTACTTCTGACGATAACAGGAAAAGACCAATTTACATTGGCACCATCTCAAGAGGGTCAAATCGAGCCATTGATCTTCCTCATTTTAATTGTGTCTCCCGAACAAAACTATATATTTTGGTAcagattctctctctctctctctctcttgtcatCTGTTGGAGGCAGGTTTCTTTCTGATCACTGGTATTAACTAGAACCAGAATCTGCTTGGTTTTCTGTTTCTTTAAGGTTCTTCAATACTATGTGAAGTTTATACATCAGCTTATGTAGCGTTCTTCTTCCTGTCCATTACATGCATACTATTTGATGTCTGTATTGCTGAGGAAGTACATACTATTTGATGCATTCTCAGTTTATATGTCAGCATATGAAGTTTATACTATTTGAGGTCTGTATTGCTGAGGATATTTTCGGATTTTGCAATCAGCTAATTAGCTCAGTTTGGTCGCTAACAAATAATGCCAAAGTGGTGATTAGACATTGTGATTTGCTTCTCTGTGGTTGTGCTAAAATGTATGCTTCTGTCACGAATTGAAATGGTAATATTAATCATGTATGATTTTAACTTGTATATACCGCTAGAAAACCTTTAGAGCCcatttttttaatcaataaAGCACTTACATGATGGAACAGTGCACcctcttttagttttgttttcatACTGCTTTTTCCAGTATTGTTTTTGGCATCAATGGTATGTTGTGATTTTCAGTTTGTTAACGCATATCTGTATTTGTAGGTTGAAAATATGGGTCGTCTGAATTATGGGCCATACATATTTGACAAGAAGGTAGAAATTCCTATGCTCCAATGAATCTTTAGTTTGATAATTTCTATGCCCTTCAGTGTAGTTTAGCTGGTGTTCTATTCTCATGATTCACCTGATGCTTTATATGCATTTTCAAACTTATGCAAAAATATTAATTATGGGTGGAGCTTTGTGCTTTAGGAATAATTTTGAAGCATGTTATTAGTGTTAAACTTGAAACTCTTACTAAAACATTGCTAGTTATGAAtgcattttttgctttttgtaGCTTTAACCTTCTTTACTTGCCTCTCATGTTATGTTGTGTAAACGACCGAAATACTCTCTCGGTGACTTTCATATTGTAGCCAGTCACAGAAATTATATGACTTGGTCATTGTTTGTTAGGATTGTTGGAGGAGAAATAAGATGGGCTGATTAATTAAGCAAATAGAGAACCGGAGTTATTCGCACTTTTGATATCTGTTCTTCATGTGTCATTTGAGAAACAAACATTTTGCCCCTAATCAATGTGCCTGATCATGCATATGTTGTGAGGTTACCCGTGTGAATTTAAAGTGCCATGTTTGGAGTATTGGTACTCGGTGATATGGGTCAGTCATGAAAAGGCCCATGGTTCATAAAATGTGTAGTTTCTTCTTGGTGCTAATTTGTTTTTGGACAAAAAGTCATTAATGGAGTATTCTGTGCTGCAGGGCATTTTATCTTCTGTTTATGTGGGTGGAAGGCCTTTGTTTAAGTGGAGAATGCTTTCAATTCCTTTTCACAACCTAAATGAAGGCCGAAAAATCTCTTCCATTGTTTCAGATGCATATTCCAAGTTCATTAAAGTATCTTCACTCGAAGATCTGAATTATAGAAGACATAGTAAGTTGTAATTATTTAGATATCTGAATGCAAAAACTATATATTGCAGGAAGCAAGTGATGTACATTTAGCATCTATAGAATTTCAAAGCATGATAAGATTGAGAGCATTGCAAAGCGAATAGCGGCTTATTACCACCTGCATATTGTGCAGGGGATAATCTGGAGCCAACTTTCTACACGGGTCGATTTGCTATTGACCAAGTCAAAGACACGTACCTTTCTTTCAATGGGTGGAGTAAGGGGATTGCTTTTGTTAATGAATTTAATATTGGGCGATATTGGCCGGTAAAACATTCTTTGTTTAATTTATTGTCTTCTATTTCTTCTCACATTAATGTTGCTTGAGAATTCTTGAAAGCAAAATCTTCTGTTTGATCTTTTGCAGTCAGTTGGACCACAGTGTAACCTATACGTCCCAGCTCCAATACTTCGAGAGGGGGAAAATGTTGTGGTATTAAATCTCCCTACTTCATTTACCCATCCAGTAAAAGAGACATTGTCTTTATGaattcacttaaatgagaaaaCACAGGGAAAAAGTGCATGCTTATGAAGTAATTGCTCTATTTCCTGTCTGGTATTACTTcatatctttttctttcttcaactTCTTAGCTACTTGAATGCAGTTAatgttttgttcattttttttatggtCTCTTTATTGCACATCTGGCTAGTAGGCAGAATATGGGATGGTTAATTGATTCGTACTTCTGCTTTAATTCTTTTTCCAAAAACATTTTACGTTTATGTTTCTGCTATATGATTGTTTCCCATAAACTATTACTTTCAGATTTCATTGACCAGACTGTGCTGCTGAAGCACTTTAATGATTTTGATGCAACCATCATGTTGTTGTCTTGACTTCATTCAGGTTATTCTGGAGTTAGAGTCTGCGAGCTCCAAGCTTTCTTTGAGCTCAACTGACCGGCCAGACTTCACTTGTGGTTCAATTGGTTGAAGATTGAATTAAGATACCGATATATGAGTTTCCTGATGACGGCGGGGTACTGAAGATGGTAGAATGGATCATGTGTAGGAGAAATATTTTTGGCTGTTTAGTGCCTGAAGAGTTCAAGGAACTCTGCATATGGCCTAAACAGAAAATCTTCCAACCAGCAGTGTACATAAAAATGAGAGGAGAAAGTGGAAACCTACTTGTTCAGATgaaggagagggagagagtTCTTGCAGTCAGCCAATACTACGCAACTTCGTAAGTGCCTCGTTGGGAAAAAATAGCTACGTGTGCTTCCAAGTGTTGGCTTTTATCAAATACATCTGTATCTGTATTTCTTGCTTACATCTGCAATGTAGCGTGCTGGTTGAGGAATTTGATCATTGTTTGGGCATTGTCCTATTCAAACGACTTTgttgccaatttcttttgaGAAGTAATGGTTCTATTGCAAGTTCCGTTTCCCCGTCACAGTTCAATTTTCAAACTCTCAAACTCTCTTTCTTGGAGCAGAATGTTGGAGGCTCAAGATTCAAGACCGGAGATGTCTGGAGACTTCTTGTTCAGAAACATGATGCCATTTTGTGGCGTAAACAtctgtatatttttttttctgtaattGGAAATGGATTAGATGCTTCCTCAAACGGATAAGATCATGTTATAGGACATCTTTGGGGTAAACATGGGTTAATGACAGAAATCAATAGCCGCGGCATATACTACGATGCGTTCCACTTAATGCGGTATTAGTGCTTTAAGCCGCTACGATTTTTGTAGTCTGGGTTTTTTCAGAGTCCACCGTGTACATTAAGCACCCAAGCCCTTCCCCTTCCAAGATGTTAAGGAGAAATCTGGAGACAATAATAATAAAGCTTTTACTTTGAGCTACTAAATTACCAACTGATCATTGGAATGTGTTAGGAACAGTGTGAATTCATTTCCGTCCTCCGCCCATGAAAGAAAATAGCATGTCCATAGCTACCAAGAACATTCCGGCAAAATCCAAAATCAAATTACAAGACAACATGATATGAACAACTGCAGGACTACAAGATGTATGATTTGATTATCACTCGTACCCAAAGCTATGAAGAACTTTATTTCAGtgcattcatattattattgcAGTGTACAAGTTTCGCAAGGCCAAAACTTTCCAAGAAACTAACAGGGAATTCATCGCTTTACCTAACACACAAGGTCCATCTACAACCAAAGTCATTTTGATGGCTGTTTAGGAGAATCCTTTGATTCCTGCTTTGACCCTGACCTGGCTGCAGTTGCTGCAGCTGTCACGGCAGCAGCAGCTGCACCTACTTTTACACCACCTGCAGCTTTAAGAGCACCCGCAATTTTTGCAAATGCAGCTACTCCACCAACAAGGATAGCTCTTAGGGCAACTGTTGGTTTTATCGTCATAATGGTCTACCTGAGAAAAAGAATGCAGGTATTGCAATTCAAGCAGGTATATGTGAAATAGGACAAAAGATTTTGTAACAACCACCAAGGATAAATATAATAGAAGCTGAAATCACATGCAAGAAAGGTTAAAGCTGAAATCACATGCAAGACAAGATTATGTACCAAGTAAAGCTTTCCATACAATAACAGGAGAGAGCAGTTATCACATTGAGCAAAAAAGGAGTAGTCATATGACTCAAAAGATGCCAAAGTACTATTCAGGCAAACATAGTCCTGGGAGACCATTGCTAGTGGCTTGCTTAACCTTCTTCAAAAAGCATTCACAGCATGAGAAGAGATGTATTCTTACAGAACTAGTATAAGATTCACTGTCTACCATTGCCACCAACAGGCAATAGCTATAGACTATAAGAATCAACacagttccttttttttttttcttgctcgtTGAGGAAAAGTTGCAAAGACAAATTGTCAAGTAATGTTCTGCTGTAAATTAAGATGGGTAAATTACTCAAAACCTGAAAACAACAGTCTTGGACAATTCTTAGACATATCCAATGAATGACTAGAGACTTCAGTAAGAGTGAAAGAACCACATGTTCTGACCTTCCTCTGTTTGAATGTGATGATATATTGTGCCTAATTTAGAGAACCTGCTCTAGTAAACTCCTGTAGATGAGGCATTAATGCCTCTTGCTGCAGCCTAGCAAGTTCCTTTTACATCTCATCACTGAAAATCCAAACAACCTAGCCAGCTCGTATTATTTTACCAGAGAAACAAAAAACAAGACAACCCCTTCACTCACAAAGCAAGATGATCATGGAATTCCCAAATGAAAACTATTACCCCTTTGCCATATTTTTTCTCCTCCGACTTCCCAACCACATATGCTTAAAAGTAAGCACCACTGCAATTGACTGATGCACT encodes:
- the LOC113742002 gene encoding beta-galactosidase 17; its protein translation is MKDRLPKRPGNVSLSSSSCTSGSRRPPPVAASAGGTVIKLLTMARKQSRRRTAIFILVICFAALGTLAPVFAPLPSSLSSRSNSHHNLKKSDGRSFEIADDKFWRDGEQFQIIGGDLHYFRVLPEYWEDRLLRAKALGLNTIQTYVPWNLHEPRQGELVFEGIADIISFLKLCHKLNLLVMLRAGPYICGEWDLGGFPAWLLAIEPALRLRSSDPPFLELVDSWWNILLPKMSPLLYTNGGPIIMVQIENEFGSYGNDKAYLHHLVKLARGHLGNDVILYTTDGGSRETLEKGTISGDAVFSAVDFTTGDDPRPIFALQKKFNEPGKSPPLSAEFYTGWLAHWGEKIASTSATFTADSLEKILSMNASVVLYMAHGGTNFGFYNGANSGADESDYKPDLTSYDYDAPIRESGDVDNAKYKALQRVISKYTVEEPTSVPPDNQRATYGRIELQKSAFLFDIVDYPELISVVESEIPLSMESVGQMFGFVLYASEYTSKGNRSVLSIPKVHDRAQVFISCTSDDNRKRPIYIGTISRGSNRAIDLPHFNCVSRTKLYILVENMGRLNYGPYIFDKKGILSSVYVGGRPLFKWRMLSIPFHNLNEGRKISSIVSDAYSKFIKVSSLEDLNYRRHRDNLEPTFYTGRFAIDQVKDTYLSFNGWSKGIAFVNEFNIGRYWPSVGPQCNLYVPAPILREGENVVVILELESASSKLSLSSTDRPDFTCGSIG
- the LOC113742003 gene encoding uncharacterized protein, with the protein product MTIKPTVALRAILVGGVAAFAKIAGALKAAGGVKVGAAAAAVTAAATAARSGSKQESKDSPKQPSK